A section of the Oncorhynchus tshawytscha isolate Ot180627B linkage group LG09, Otsh_v2.0, whole genome shotgun sequence genome encodes:
- the LOC112257724 gene encoding myelin protein zero-like protein 2, with the protein MYRTWQQFLALMGLFAVPGVLRVFGMEIFTSKEVEALNGTEVRLKCTFKSKHPVSHYSVAVSWNFRPLNQGAEESVFYYQETAYPPTEGRFKGHAVWSGDILRQDASISLHEVPFTFNGTYTCHVRNLPDVHGINGEVTLRVVHKVSISDIAILAAAIGGTIAIVLVLLGLFMVFKYCNRHANTDMELQGRKLQETRELQERELQANILQERELQANILQEKKLKASEKERKDPTVW; encoded by the exons GTGTGCTGCGAGTCTTTGGGATGGAGATTTTCACATCCAAGGAGGTGGAGGCATTGAACGGGACAGAAGTGAGATTGAAGTGCACCTTTAAGTCCAAACACCCAGTGTCCCACTACTCTGTGGCTGTCTCCTGGAACTTCCGTCCCCTGAACCAGGGTGCTGAGGAGTCG gtgtttTACTACCAGGAGACGGCATACCCCCCTACAGAGGGGCGGTTTAAGGGCCATGCAGTGTGGTCAGGGGACATCCTGAGACAGGACGCCTCCATCAGTCTGCATGAAGTCCCCTTCACCTTCAACGGCACCTATACCTGCCATGTCCGCAACCTGCCCGACGTCCACGGCATCAATGGAGAGGTCACCCTCAGGGTTGTCCACAAag TCTCCATCTCTGATATAGCCATCCTGGCTGCAGCCATCGGGGGAACCATCGCCATAGTCCTGGTGCTGCTGGGTCTCTTCATGGTGTTCAAGTACTGCAACCGCCATGCCAACACAGACATGGAGCTGCAGGGGAGGAAACTGCAGGAAACCAGAGAGCTGCAGGAGAGAGAGTTGCAGGCCAACATCCTACAGGAGAGAGAGTTGCAGGCCAACATCCTACAGGAGAAAAAGCTGAAGGCCAGTGAGAAGGAGCGTAAAGACcctacagtgtggtga